AGCTGACGCGCGGGCAGTCGACGTTCATGGTGGAGATGACCGAGGCGGCGAACATCGTGAACAACGCGACGCGGCACTCGCTGGTGATTCTGGACGAGATCGGCCGCGGGACGAGCACGTACGACGGGCTGTCGCTGGCGTGGGCGATCGCCGAGCACCTGGCCGGCAGCGCGAAGCCGCGGACGCTGTTCGCGACGCACTATCACGAGTTGACGGAGCTGGAGCAGCTCATCGATGGGGTGCGGAACTACAACATCCTGGTCCGGGAGTGGCACGACGAGATCATCTTTTTGCACCGGATCGCCCGGGGCGGGACGGACAAGAGCTACGGCATCCACGTGGCGCGGCTGGCCGGGCTGCCGAAGGAGGTGATCGGCCGGGCGCGGGTGATTCTGGGCGAGTTGGAGCGGGCGTTTTCGCGGGAGCTGAAGACCTCGGACCTGGCGGAGCGCAAGCCGGAGCAGGAGCTTTTCGACCTGCCGCACGACTCGGTGGCGGCGGAGCTGCGCGAGATGGAGATCGAGAAGATCACGCCGCTTGAGGCCCTGCAGATTCTCCAGGACCTCAAGAACCGGGTTTCGGGCGCGTAACGACAAGCGGGTGGACAGCCGCCATTTTGAAAGGAGCCCCCATGTTTCAGGAGTTCTTTCTCGAAGGTTTCGGCTGGATGCTGGCGAGTTTCGTGTTGCTGCTGGTGATCGCTCTGGCAACGTATTACTTCCAGCAGTCGCCGTGGTCCAAGAAGTTCCTGGCCTACGCTCCGCCGATCATGCTGGTGCTGCTGGCGGTCAACTACTTTGTGGTGACCGATCGCGAGGACATTCGCAACAAGGTCAAGATCGGCGTGCAGGCGTGTCGCGACGGAAACGCCGACGCGCTGCGGCCGATCATCGCTTCGAGTTTCAGTACGGAGGGGCTCGACCGTGACGCCTTGATCGCCATCGCCCGCGAGGTCTTCCAGCACGTGAAGCTCCAGAGCGTCTGGGTAACCGACGTGCAGATCGACGTGCCGGAGGCCAGACTCGCCGCGCTGAGCGAACTGGCAACAACGGGCGGGCCGCAGGGCGCGGTCAAGTCCGACTGGCAACTGATCTTCACGGAAGAAGCCGACGGCTGGAAGATCAGTTCGGTCAAGCCGATCAGCATCAACAACGTGCCGTACGAGAAGCTGCTCGAGGTGGTCGGCGAGGCCAAGCACTTCTAATTTCAGCGGCCGCTATGCCTGGCCGCCACGGTAGCGGACCACGACCAGCGTGGTGTCGTCACTTTGCGGGGCCAGGCCGACGAACCGGCGGACGTCCCAGAGGATGTTTTCGGCCATGGCTTGGACTCTGAGCTTGGCGAACTTACGAATGGACCGGCGGAAGCGGTCGAGGCCGAACTGCTCGTGGTCGAAGTTCATCGCCTCGATGATGCCATCGGTGTAGAGGACCAGGGCGTCGCCCTCGCGGAGGCGGATCTGCCGCGATTCGAATTTGGCGTTCTCGAAGATGCCGACCACCGGTCCGGTGACCTGGAGCGGCTCGATGCGTCCGCGGCGGACCAGAAACGGCGGGTTGTGGCCGGCGTCGAGGTATTCGAGCACGCCGGTCTGGGGGTCGATCACGCCGAAGAAGACGGTGGCGAATTCGCCGGTGAGAGTGTCGCGGACGAAGACGCGGTTGGTCTCCTCGATGATCTCCCGCGCGGTCCTTCCGCTGGAGCAGTGGACTCGCAGGGCCGATCGGAGCGAAGCCATCTGGAGGGAGGCGGGCATGCCCTTGCCGGCGATGTCGGCGATGGCGACGGCGGTCCGGCCGTCGGCCATGCGGATGAAGTCGTAGAAATCGCCGCCGATCTCGTAGGTCGGTTCGTAGATCATGCCGATGGCCAGGTTGGGCACGCGCGGGGCCGACTGGGGCAGCATGCGCCGCTGGACCTCGCCGGCGAGTTTCATCTGGCGGTCCATCATCTCGGCGCGATGGGCCTCCATGTGGAGTTCGGCGTTGATGACGGCGGAGGCGGCCTGCGAGGCGATGGCCTTGAGGGCCTCGATTTCGAAGCGGTCGAACCTGTGTCGTGTGGCGGTGTAGACGTGGATGACTCCGACGGCCTGTCCGCGATAGATCATGCCGACGGCCAGGCCGCTGGCCAGACCTTCGCGGCGGGCCTCGCGTTTGTAGATCACGCGCGGGTCGCGGGCCATGCTGATGATCTGGACCGGTTCGCCCTTGAGGGCGGCCTGGTCAATCTGAGAGAGTTCGAGGCGG
The genomic region above belongs to Phycisphaerae bacterium and contains:
- a CDS encoding SpoIIE family protein phosphatase is translated as MKSPSRSKPNSGKPPTPPAANKAAESQTEQVRLENLIDLDVLQRLQDGFAAMTGMSVMLCRRDGKILTRPSFGNRICRLMFERERGKHRRCLVSAVDKARQVASNDSDHRSQCFVGVDQYAAPIVVDGHRLATIVVCGNPNSCETDPSKARMAKLAGVGRAELDRLLDHTVKMDGRQLEAAIRFLHSLATALAQSSHREYELKRRVRELGMVHAVASMFAGRADLNEILQITAAQVVALMNVRACSIRTYNNDTRELQIRAVANLSKEYLHKGPVRLELSQIDQAALKGEPVQIISMARDPRVIYKREARREGLASGLAVGMIYRGQAVGVIHVYTATRHRFDRFEIEALKAIASQAASAVINAELHMEAHRAEMMDRQMKLAGEVQRRMLPQSAPRVPNLAIGMIYEPTYEIGGDFYDFIRMADGRTAVAIADIAGKGMPASLQMASLRSALRVHCSSGRTAREIIEETNRVFVRDTLTGEFATVFFGVIDPQTGVLEYLDAGHNPPFLVRRGRIEPLQVTGPVVGIFENAKFESRQIRLREGDALVLYTDGIIEAMNFDHEQFGLDRFRRSIRKFAKLRVQAMAENILWDVRRFVGLAPQSDDTTLVVVRYRGGQA